One Ahaetulla prasina isolate Xishuangbanna chromosome 1, ASM2864084v1, whole genome shotgun sequence DNA window includes the following coding sequences:
- the SIX3 gene encoding homeobox protein SIX3: MVFRSPLELYPTHFFLPNFPSDPHHHHRSLLLATGGSSSSSGAGGGGSGGAATGCSAGAAGGGGGGGGGGGGASRGAPEEPSMFQLPTLNFSPEQVASVCETLEETGDIERLGRFLWSLPVAPGACEAINKHESILRARAVVAFHTGNFRDLYHILENHKFTKESHGKLQAMWLEAHYQEAEKLRGRPLGPVDKYRVRKKFPLPRTIWDGEQKTHCFKERTRSLLREWYLQDPYPNPSKKRELAQATGLTPTQVGNWFKNRRQRDRAAAAKNRLQHQAIGQSGMRSLSEPGCPTHSSAESPSTAASPTTSVSSLTERAETGTSILSVTSSDSECDV; the protein is encoded by the exons ATGGTGTTCCGATCCCCTTTAGAGCTTTATCCCACCCATTTCTTTCTGCCAAACTTCCCCAGCGACCCGCACCACCACCACCGCTCGCTTCTTCTGGCCACTGGTGGCAGCAGCAGTAGCTCCGGAGCtggaggcggcggcagcggcggcgccgCCACCGGGTGCAGCGCCGGAGCggccggtggcggtggcggcggcgggggaggaggaggaggcgcctCGCGGGGAGCCCCGGAAGAGCCGTCCATGTTCCAGCTGCCTACGCTCAACTTCTCCCCGGAGCAAGTGGCCAGTGTCTGCGAGACGCTGGAGGAGACGGGGGACATCGAGAGGCTGGGCCGGTTCTTGTGGTCCTTGCCGGTAGCGCCCGGAGCATGTGAAGCCATCAACAAGCACGAGTCCATCCTGCGGGCCCGAGCGGTGGTGGCCTTCCACACGGGCAACTTCCGAGACCTTTACCACATCCTGGAGAACCACAAGTTCACCAAGGAGTCTCACGGCAAGCTACAGGCCATGTGGTTGGAGGCGCACTACCAGGAAGCCGAGAAGCTGCGCGGACGCCCCTTGGGGCCGGTCGACAAGTACCGCGTCCGCAAGAAGTTTCCCCTGCCGCGAACCATCTGGGACGGCGAGCAGAAGACCCACTGCTTCAAGGAACGGACTCGCAGCCTCCTGCGGGAATGGTACCTCCAGGACCCCTACCCCAACCCCAGCAAGAAAAGGGAACTGGCCCAGGCCACCGGCCTGACGCCCACGCAGGTCGGCAACTGGTTCAAGAACCGGCGGCAGAGAGACCGGGCGGCGGCCGCCAAGAACAG GCTCCAGCACCAGGCGATCGGACAGAGCGGCATGCGGTCATTGTCAGAACCGGGCTGTCCGACTCACAGTTCGGCGGAGTCTCCGTCCACGGCGGCCAGCCCCACTACCAGCGTCTCCAGTTTGACAGAAAGAGCCGAGACGGGGACATCCATCCTCTCGGTAACCTCCAGCGACTCAGAATGTGATGTATGA